One Archocentrus centrarchus isolate MPI-CPG fArcCen1 chromosome 14, fArcCen1, whole genome shotgun sequence DNA window includes the following coding sequences:
- the LOC115792317 gene encoding olfactory receptor 5K4-like: protein MGSEDKAATMFNTTFVRPEKFYLSGFSNIPHITYYYVFLCFVYIMTVLGNGFLLSVISLAKTLHTPKYMIVFNMALTDLCGSTALIPKLLDTFLFDRRYIVYEACLSYMFFVLFFASVQSWTLVTMAYDRLIAICFPLRYHSFVTETSITAILLFVWIFLVSVIATMVGLLNRLSFCNSLVVNSLFCDHGPVYRLACNDTSLNYNMAAVLIILLIIIPVIFIVITYVCISVALSRTTSREERLRALKTCTSHLILVSIFFLPLIGTNIVAWASYIHPNARMINSTLTHTIPALLNPIIYALKTEEVINAIKKLCK from the coding sequence ATGGGATCAGAAGACAAAGCTGCCACCATGTTTAATACCACATTTGTTCGGCCTGAAAAATTCTATCTCAGTGGGTTTTCCAACATCCCTCATATTACGTATTACTATGTCTTCCTCTGTTTTGTCTACATCATGACTGTTTTGGGGAATGGCTTTCTTCTCTCAGTTATTAGTCTGGCGAAAACTCTTCATACTCCTAAATACATGATTGTGTTCAACATGGCTTTGACAGATTTGTGTGGGAGCACAGCACTTATACCAAAACTCTTAGACACATTTCTGTTTGACAGAAGATACATCGTCTATGAGGCTTGTTTAAGTTAcatgttctttgttttgttctttgcaaGTGTGCAGTCATGGACTCTTGTCACTATGGCATATGACAGACTGATAGCAATTTGCTTCCCTTTACGGTACCATAGTTTTGTGACTGAAACATCAATTACTGCAATCCTGCTTTTTGTATGGATTTTTTTGGTGAGTGTAATAGCTACCATGGTTGGTCTTCTAAATCGTCTCTCATTCTGTAACTCTTTGGTggttaacagcttattttgtgATCATGGACCAGTGTATCGTCTTGCTTGTAATGATACATCTTTAAATTACAACATGGCAGCTGTCCTTATCATTTTACTTATCATCATTCCTGTTATATTCATAGTAATCACATATGTTTGTATCTCCGTAGCACTGAGCAGGACTACATCAAGAGAGGAACGACTCAGAGCATTAAAAACTTGCACTTCTCACCTGATCCTTGTTTCTATTTTCTTCCTACCATTGATAGGTACAAATATAGTTGCGTGGGCCTCCTACATCCATCCTAATGCCAGAATGATAAATTCCACATTGACACACACCATACCAGCTTTACTTAATCCTATCATTTATGCTTTAAAGACAGAAGAAGTgataaatgcaattaaaaagctTTGCAAATGA
- the LOC115791479 gene encoding olfactory receptor 146-like produces MGSEDKAATMFNTTFVRPEKFYLSGFSNIPHIRYYYVFLCFVYIMTVLGNGFLLSVISLAKTLHTPKYMIVFNMALTDLCASTALIPKLLDTFLFERRYIVYEACLSYMFFVLFFTSVQSWTLVTMAYDRLIAICFPLRYHSFVTETSITAILLFVWIFLVSVIATMVGLLNRLSFCNSLVVNSLFCDHGPVYRLACNDTSLNYNMAAVLIILLIIIPVIFIVITYVCISVALSRTTSREERLRALKTCTSHLILVAIFFLPWIGTNIVAWASYIHPNARMINSTLTHTIPALLNPIIYALKTEEVINAIKKLCKRNLLGIMRTKRRTCYHCCIK; encoded by the coding sequence ATGGGATCAGAAGACAAAGCTGCCACCATGTTTAATACCACATTTGTTCGGCCTGAAAAATTCTATCTCAGTGGGTTTTCCAACATCCCTCATATTAGGTATTACTATGTCTTCCTCTGTTTTGTCTACATCATGACTGTTTTGGGGAATGGCTTTCTTCTCTCAGTTATTAGTCTGGCGAAAACTCTTCATACTCCTAAATACATGATTGTGTTCAACATGGCTTTGACAGATTTGTGTGCGAGCACAGCACTTATACCAAAACTCTTAGACACATTTCTGTTTGAAAGAAGATACATCGTCTATGAGGCTTGTTTAAGTTAcatgttctttgttttgttctttacaAGTGTGCAGTCATGGACTCTTGTCACTATGGCATATGACAGACTGATAGCAATTTGCTTCCCTTTACGGTACCATAGTTTTGTGACTGAAACATCAATTACTGCAATCCTGCTTTTTGTATGGATTTTTTTGGTGAGTGTAATAGCTACCATGGTTGGTCTTCTTAATCGTCTCTCATTCTGTAACTCTTTGGTggttaacagcttattttgtgATCATGGACCAGTGTATCGTCTTGCTTGTAATGATACATCTTTAAATTACAACATGGCAGCTGTCCTTATCATTTTACTTATCATCATTCCTGTTATATTCATAGTAATCACATATGTTTGTATCTCCGTAGCACTGAGCAGGACTACATCAAGAGAGGAACGACTCAGAGCATTAAAAACTTGTACTTCTCACCTGATCCTTGTTGCTATTTTCTTCCTACCATGGATAGGTACAAATATAGTTGCGTGGGCCTCCTACATCCATCCTAATGCCAGAATGATAAATTCCACATTGACACACACCATACCAGCTTTACTTAATCCTATCATTTATGCTTTAAAGACAGAAGAAGTgataaatgcaattaaaaagctTTGCAAAAGAAATCTTCTCGGTATCATGAGAACAAAAAGGAGAACTTGTTATCACTGctgtattaaataa